The Seriola aureovittata isolate HTS-2021-v1 ecotype China chromosome 3, ASM2101889v1, whole genome shotgun sequence genome includes a region encoding these proteins:
- the pdcd11 gene encoding protein RRP5 homolog isoform X1, with translation MSFSSGLRSWRVAEQHTSESTSNMASVEEDFPRGGTAKKPTESKIVAQRTEVDNLFQSNEQAETKKRKGAGKDDGKKLKKQKTSKEKGDGLTLNAAAKCVEILHIKNVKEGMLMLGCVKEVADFEVTVSLPCGLRGFLSIKNISDSYTKLLNEQLESADTEEICSLPHLFYPGMVLRCVVAKLDVARGGSLSIQLSVNPKLVNKGLTSSSLKAGMVLSGCVESVEDHGCIVDIGISGSKAFLPMKTVKDKHNNPEELKVGQYVTSHVDEVKNEGRVIQLSVNPLTISQACAESTQGWNLTNLLPGLLLKSTIKKVTKHGLILDFLSSFSGQVDFLHMEPEQASDYTEGTEVQACVLYVEPSTRLVGLSLRSFLIQPGKTIDPTPAGGDRIGEVVKCCKITTIHHMSGAMLELPGKTLAFVHRNHLKESNETANENRALAMPEHTCRILDYSPIDQIHFVSLRRSVIERPFYRYHDIQAGQVVEGTVSVLLNHGMVVHLSDHIKGLVPRTHLSDIILKNPEKKYIEGMKVKCRVLSVDAENKKLYLTRKKALVESSLPLFLSFTDARPGSLSHGYIVCIKNFGCIVRFYNNVKGLVPLSELSSEPIINPEEVFYVGQVLKTKVLQCDPDKAKMVLSFKAAAKGETEEPAKPQFDCEVGKRLEAKVLKKLLFGLEVAILPDEIKAILPTMHLSDHMSNCPLLWESLQEGDNISNLMCFGKNKQNITLTKKPTVRWSLEEGVVAKDFSEITVGMQLIGWVKNIMSYGVFVEFPYGLVGLAPKSAMSDKFISDATATFQLGQTVIAKVTNLDEEKRRFLITLKMSEVTASEGDAQTRLINGLQERRSVNEMLAMKDNSDLRQQLAALSVGQKLKLTTDTVSDNGATFTSDDLVGVSILASKNHVMGVNLTSGQKATAVILHVDILSTCVHVSILSKLVGNKKSLNEGSKYTAMVQYTDKDFAVISLGDTAQLTVIQTSSHLNEILLFESEKLKAGMSLAVEVMERNCQELQGLPLVSWQRTASKRQRITSENQSSSKGHCFGEILQGKVRTVKPTCIQVALDDGSTGSVHVSEVVENTKVCLGSFPTSSVKVGSVVNVRVIGGREASSHRFLPFSHPRYTYTIPELTLIPSKLDKSVDCKPVPAKEKLKSYKVGDELTCFVSKFNPEKKSLEVTTDPCVTGTVELLAMITDPKDARHPEKLYKLGQAVRAKVVEVSSKPHRFVLSLTGLHKLEKGSVTLGIVTNIQPQVGLMVKLPFGGMGTVAVTDLADAYRPNPLDGYSKDQLIRCFLLGCENGKWQLSLRPSRLNPEQAKPVKDPEVLSVDKLKAGQIIRGYVKAVREQGIFIRLSRGLTGRAQLQQSTKFFVNNHKVLSEHLPPNTLLTTKILSIDEEEELVDLSLLPMDTGKPDVLPESLGLPLRLIGEEKKKYDSKKKKKRTLSESEQKQAESQVPNKKKKTKKAKTEDNDSGVEVYFREDDDKEDEEEPKPDPAKQVSPSSAGPARLQVAAGFSWDVGLNSLKPASAAQHGDSSDGEDQDRSSKPQKKSRHEVEQEKKAAEKALVQRETELMDPNLRPEDAAAFERLLLASPNSSLLWLQYMAHHLQATQIEQARAVAERALKTISFREEQEKLNVWVALLNLENMYGTEETLKKVFERALQFCEPMLVYQQLADIYAKSNKTKEAESLYKTMTKRFRQNKAVWLSYGTFLLQQGQSDSASALLQRALKSLPSKESVDVIAKFAQLEFRYGDVEKGRTMFDKVLTSYPKRTDLWSVFIDLMVKHGSQKEVRALFDRVIHLSVSVKKIKFFFKRYLEYEKKHGTPQSIQAVKEKAMEFVEAKGTEASN, from the exons ATGAGTTTTTCTTCCGGGTTGAGATCATGGCGTGTTGCTGAACAACAT ACGTCTGAATCAACATCAAACATGGCATCAGTGGAGGAAGACTTCCCTCGAGGAGGGACAGCAAAGAAGCCCACTGAGAGTAAAATAGTGGCGCAGCGGACCGAAGTGGACAACCTGTTCCAG TCAAACGAACAAGCAGAAACTAAGAAAAGAAAGGGGGCGGGCAAAGATGATGGCAAGAAACTCAAGAAGCAAAAGACgagcaaagaaaaaggagaTGGTCTGACACTCAATGCAGCAGCCAAGTGTGTGGAAATCCTACATATAAAG AATGTGAAGGAAGGTATGCTGATGCTCGGCTGTGTGAAGGAGGTCGCAGACTTTGAGGTGACAGTCAGTCTGCCTTGTGGTCTAAGAGGTTTCCTCAGCATCAAGAACATCAGCGACTCGTACACCAAGCTGCTCAATGAGCAGCTGGAATCAGCTGACACAGAG GAGATCTGCTCTCTGCCACACCTCTTCTACCCCGGCATGGTGTTGAGATGTGTGGTTGCCAAGTTAGACGTAGCTAGAGGAGGCTCTCTGAGCATCCAGCTGTCTGTCAATCCAAAGCTGGTCAACAAGGGTCTCACCTCAAGCTCTCTGAAAGCTGGCATG GTCTTGAGTGGATGTGTGGAAAGTGTGGAGGATCATGGCTGCATAGTTGACATTGGCATCAGTGGGTCCAAAGCCTTCCTGCCtatgaaaacagtaaaagacaaacacaacaacccAGAAG AGCTGAAAGTGGGTCAGTATGTGACCTCTCATGTGGACGAAGTAAAGAACGAAGGGCGTGTGATCCAGCTCTCTGTCAACCCCCTGACCATCTCCCAGGCCTGTGCTGAATCCACGCAGGGATGGAACCTCACCAACCTTCTGCCTGGTCTTCTGCTCAAATCTACAATCAAGAAG GTGACCAAACATGGTCTGATCCTGGACTTCCTGTCCTCCTTTAGTGGCCAGGTGGACTTTCTCCACATGGAGCCAGAACAGGCGTCCGACTACACAGAGGGAACTGAG GTGCAAGCTTGTGTGCTCTACGTGGAGCCGTCCACACGTCTGGTGGGTTTGAGTCTGCGCAGCTTCCTCATTCAGCCTGGGAAAACTATTGACCCCACCCCTGCGGGGGGTGACCGCATTGGTGAGGTGGTGAAGTGCTGCAAAATAACGACTATACACCACATGTCTGGAGCCATGTTGGAATTGCCTGGCAAAACATTGGCATTTGTACAC AGGAACCACCTAAAAGAGTCAAATGAGACAGCGAATGAGAACAGAGCGCTGGCGATGCCTGAGCACACCTGCAGGATCCTGGACTACAGCCCCATTGACCAAATTCATTTTGTTAGTCTGCGCAG GAGTGTGATTGAGAGGCCTTTTTATAGATATCATGATATCCAGGCTGGTCAAGTTGTGGAG GGCACAGTGTCAGTCCTGCTGAATCACGGGATGGTGGTGCATCTGTCTGACCACATTAAAGGTCTGGTGCCTCGGACCCACCTCTCTGACATTATCCTCAAAAACCCAGAGAAGAAGTACATAGAGGGCATGAAAGTCAAATGTCGG GTGCTGTCAGTAGATGCAGAGAATAAGAAGCTGTACCTGACCAGAAAGAAGGCCCTGGTTGAAAGCTCCCTGCCGTTGTTCCTCAGCTTTACTGACGCTCGTCCCGGCAGCTTGTCCCATGGCTACATTGTCTGCATCAAAAACTTTGGCTGCATTGTTCGTTTCTACAATAACGTCAAGGGTCTAGTGCCACTCAGTGAGCTCAGCTCTGAGCCCATCATCAATCCTGAGGAGGTCTTCTATGTCGGGCAG GTGTTAAAGACTAAAGTTCTTCAGTGTGACCCCGACAAGGCGAAGATGGTGCTGTCCTTCAAGGCTGCAGCGAAGGGAGAAACTGAGGAACCTGCCAAGCCCCAGTTTGACTGTGAGGTGGGGAAG AGGCTGGAGGCCAAGGTGCTGAAAAAGTTGCTCTTCGGCCTGGAGGTGGCGATCCTCCCTGATGAGATAAAAGCCATACTACCCACCATGCACCTCTCTGATCACATGTCCAACTGCCCTCTGCTGTGGGAGAGCCTGCAGGAGGGAGACAACATCTCAAACCTCATGTGTTTCGGCAAGAACAAACAGAATATT ACTCTCACCAAGAAACCGACCGTGAGGTGGTCACTGGAGGAGGGAGTGGTTGCCAAGGACTTCTCAGAGATCACAGTTGGGatgcagctgattggctgggTCAAGAACATCATGTCCTATGGCGTCTTTGTGGAGTTCCCATATGGCCTCGTGGGTCTTGCACCAAAGTCG GCCATGTCTGACAAGTTCATCAGTGATGCCACAGCCACCTTTCAGCTGGGCCAGACAGTCATCGCTAAAGTGACCAACCTGGACGAGGAAAAGCGGCGTTTCCTGATCACACTGAAGATGTCAGAGGTCACAGCTTCAGAGGGTGACGCCCAGACCAGACTCATTAATGGTCTGCAGGAGAGAAGATCCGTGAATGAAATGTTGGCTATGAAAG ATAACAGCGATCTTCGCCAGCAGCTGGCTGCTCTCTCTGTTGGTCAGAAGCTGAAGCTGACCACGGATACTGTGAGTGACAATGGAGCGACATTTACGTCTGATGATTTGGTCGGTGTTTCCATACTGGCCAGCAAGAACCATGTCATGG GAGTTAACTTGACCTCAGGACAGAAAGCTACTGCGGTCATCCTTCACGTTGACATCCTCTCcacttgtgtgcatgtgtccatCCTTTCTAAGCTGGTGGGAAACAAGAAATCT TTAAATGAAGGATCAAAATACACAGCGATGGTGCAGTACACAGACAAAGATTTTGCCGTCATCTCATTGGGTGATACGGCCCAGTTGACCGTGATCCAAACTAGCAGCCACCTGAATGAGATATTGCTGTTTGAGTCAGAGAAGCTGAAGGCCGGGATGAGTTTGGCCGTCGAGGTGATGGAACGCAACTGTCAGGAACTACAAGGGCTCCCTCTAGTGTCTTGGCAACGCACTGCATCAAAAAGACAGCGCATAACCTCGGAGAACCAGTCGAGCTCCAAGGGTCACTGCTTCGGTGAAATCCTGCAGGGGAAAGTACGGACAGTGAAGCCCACCTGCATTCAGGTAGCACTGGACGATGGAAGCACAGGCAGCGTGCACGTGTCTGAGGTGGTGGAGAACACAAAAGTGTGTTTGGGATCCTTCCCGACGTCCTCGGTGAAAGTGGGCAGTGTGGTCAACGTCAGGGTCATTGGAGGGCGAGAAGCCTCCAGTCACAG ATTCTTGCCGTTTTCCCATCCCAGATATACATACACCATTCCTGAGCTCACACTTATACCAAG CAAACTGGATAAGAGCGTAGATTGCAAACCAGTTCCAGCAAAAGAGAAACTTAAAAGCTATAAGGTCGGGGATGAATTGACATGCTTTGTATCAAAG TTCAATCCAGAGAAGAAGTCTTTGGAAGTCACCACTGATCCGTGTGTGACTGGGACGGTTGAGCTTTTGGCCATGATCACTGATCCTAAA GACGCCAGACACCCGGAGAAACTATACAAGCTGGGCCAAGCAGTCCGTGCTAAAGTGGTAGAAGTGAGCTCCAAACCTCATCGCTTTGTGCTCTCACTCACAG GTCTCCATAAATTGGAGAAAGGCAGCGTTACTTTGGGGATCGTGACTAATATTCAGCCACAAGTTGGACTCATGGTCAAGCTTCCCTTCGGCGGCATGGGGACTGTTGCTGTCACTGACCTTGCTGATGCCTACAGGCCAAACCCCCTGGATGGGTATAGCAAGGATCAGCTAATCAG GTGTTTCCTCCTCGGGTGTGAAAATGGCAAGTGGCAGTTATCTCTACGTCCATCGAG GCTGAACCCGGAGCAGGCCAAGCCAGTGAAGGACCCAGAGGTTTTGTCTGTAGACAAACTGAAGGCAGGCCAGATCATCCGAGGCTACGTCAAGGCTGTGCGAGAGCAGGGCATCTTCATCAG GTTGTCTCGAGGTTTAACTGGAAGAGCCCAGCTTCAGCAGTCCACCAAGTTCTTTGTTAACAACCACAAGGTCCTCTCTGAGCACTTGCCTCCCAACACTCTGCTCACCACTAAGATCCtcag TATTGACGAAGAGGAGGAGTTGGTCgacctctctctgctccccatGGACACCGGGAAGCCAGATGTCCTTCCAGAATCTCTCGGTTTGCCGCTGCGTCTTAtcggagaggagaagaagaaatatgattctaagaagaagaagaagcgcACACTGTCTGAGAGTGAACAG AAACAAGCAGAGTCCCAGGTCccaaataagaagaaaaaaactaagaaaGCTAAGACAGAGGATAATGACAGCGGAGTTGAGGTGTACTTCAGGGAAGATGATGATaaggaagatgaagaagaaccCAAACCTGATCCTGCAAAA CAGGTGTCACCCAGCTCTGCGGGTCCAGCCCGACTGCAGGTGGCGGCAGGTTTCTCCTGGGACGTGGGACTGAACTCTCTGAAGCCTgcctctgcagctcagcacGGGGACTCCAGTGATGGAGAGGACCAAGACAGAAGCAGCAAG CCCCAGAAGAAGTCTCGTCATGAGGTGGAACAGGAGAAGAAGGCAGCAGAGAAAGCGCTGGTACAGCGGGAAACCGAGCTCATGGATCCGAACCTGCGCCCCGAAGATGCGGCTGCCTTCGAGCGCCTGCTCCTCGCCTCACCCAACAGCTCTCTGCTTTGGCTCCAGTACATGGCACATCACCTGCAGGCCACACAGATCGAGCAGGCCCGCGCTGTGGCTGAGAGGGCTCTCAAAACTATTTCCTTCAG ggaggagcaggagaagctGAATGTGTGGGTGGCCCTGCTGAACCTGGAGAACATGTATGGCACAGAGGAGACTTTAAAGAAAGTATTTGAGCGGGCGCTGCAGTTCTGTGAGCCTATGCTCGTTTATCAGCAGCTGGCCGACATCTACGCCAAGTCCAACAAGACCAAG GAGGCAGAGAGCTTGTACAAGACGATGACGAAGCGTTTCCGTCAGAATAAGGCAGTGTGGCTGAGTTACGGGACCTTCCTGCTCCAGCAGGGTCAGAGCGATTCTGCCAGTGCTCTCCTGCAGAGGGCACTGAAGAGTCTGCCCTCCAAAGAAA GTGTGGATGTGATTGCCAAGTTCGCTCAGCTGGAGTTCCGTTATGGTGATGTAGAGAAAGGTCGCACCATGTTTGACAAAGTCCTGACAAGCTATCCGAAACGCACCGATCTCTGGTCTGTTTTTATCGACCTCATGGTCAAACATGGATCACAGAAGGAAGTCAG GGCGCTCTTTGATCGTGTGATCCACCTGAGTGTTTCAGTGAAAAAGATCAAGTTCTTTTTCAAGCGCTACCTGGAGTACGAAAAGAAGCACGGCACCCCGCAGAGCATCCAGGCAGTCAAGGAGAAAGCCATGGAATTTGTGGAAGCTAAAGGCACCGAGGCTTCAAATTAA
- the pdcd11 gene encoding protein RRP5 homolog isoform X2: protein MSFSSGLRSWRVAEQHTSESTSNMASVEEDFPRGGTAKKPTESKIVAQRTEVDNLFQSNEQAETKKRKGAGKDDGKKLKKQKTSKEKGDGLTLNAAAKCVEILHIKNVKEGMLMLGCVKEVADFEVTVSLPCGLRGFLSIKNISDSYTKLLNEQLESADTEEICSLPHLFYPGMVLRCVVAKLDVARGGSLSIQLSVNPKLVNKGLTSSSLKAGMVLSGCVESVEDHGCIVDIGISGSKAFLPMKTVKDKHNNPEELKVGQYVTSHVDEVKNEGRVIQLSVNPLTISQACAESTQGWNLTNLLPGLLLKSTIKKVTKHGLILDFLSSFSGQVDFLHMEPEQASDYTEGTEVQACVLYVEPSTRLVGLSLRSFLIQPGKTIDPTPAGGDRIGEVVKCCKITTIHHMSGAMLELPGKTLAFVHRNHLKESNETANENRALAMPEHTCRILDYSPIDQIHFVSLRRSVIERPFYRYHDIQAGQVVEGTVSVLLNHGMVVHLSDHIKGLVPRTHLSDIILKNPEKKYIEGMKVKCRVLSVDAENKKLYLTRKKALVESSLPLFLSFTDARPGSLSHGYIVCIKNFGCIVRFYNNVKGLVPLSELSSEPIINPEEVFYVGQVLKTKVLQCDPDKAKMVLSFKAAAKGETEEPAKPQFDCEVGKRLEAKVLKKLLFGLEVAILPDEIKAILPTMHLSDHMSNCPLLWESLQEGDNISNLMCFGKNKQNITLTKKPTVRWSLEEGVVAKDFSEITVGMQLIGWVKNIMSYGVFVEFPYGLVGLAPKSAMSDKFISDATATFQLGQTVIAKVTNLDEEKRRFLITLKMSEVTASEGDAQTRLINGLQERRSVNEMLAMKDNSDLRQQLAALSVGQKLKLTTDTVSDNGATFTSDDLVGVSILASKNHVMGVNLTSGQKATAVILHVDILSTCVHVSILSKLVGNKKSLNEGSKYTAMVQYTDKDFAVISLGDTAQLTVIQTSSHLNEILLFESEKLKAGMSLAVEVMERNCQELQGLPLVSWQRTASKRQRITSENQSSSKGHCFGEILQGKVRTVKPTCIQVALDDGSTGSVHVSEVVENTKVCLGSFPTSSVKVGSVVNVRVIGGREASSHRFLPFSHPRYTYTIPELTLIPSKLDKSVDCKPVPAKEKLKSYKVGDELTCFVSKFNPEKKSLEVTTDPCVTGTVELLAMITDPKDARHPEKLYKLGQAVRAKVVEVSSKPHRFVLSLTGLHKLEKGSVTLGIVTNIQPQVGLMVKLPFGGMGTVAVTDLADAYRPNPLDGYSKDQLIRCFLLGCENGKWQLSLRPSRLNPEQAKPVKDPEVLSVDKLKAGQIIRGYVKAVREQGIFIRLSRGLTGRAQLQQSTKFFVNNHKVLSEHLPPNTLLTTKILSIDEEEELVDLSLLPMDTGKPDVLPESLGLPLRLIGEEKKKYDSKKKKKRTLSESEQKQAESQVPNKKKKTKKAKTEDNDSGVEVYFREDDDKEDEEEPKPDPAKVSPSSAGPARLQVAAGFSWDVGLNSLKPASAAQHGDSSDGEDQDRSSKPQKKSRHEVEQEKKAAEKALVQRETELMDPNLRPEDAAAFERLLLASPNSSLLWLQYMAHHLQATQIEQARAVAERALKTISFREEQEKLNVWVALLNLENMYGTEETLKKVFERALQFCEPMLVYQQLADIYAKSNKTKEAESLYKTMTKRFRQNKAVWLSYGTFLLQQGQSDSASALLQRALKSLPSKESVDVIAKFAQLEFRYGDVEKGRTMFDKVLTSYPKRTDLWSVFIDLMVKHGSQKEVRALFDRVIHLSVSVKKIKFFFKRYLEYEKKHGTPQSIQAVKEKAMEFVEAKGTEASN from the exons ATGAGTTTTTCTTCCGGGTTGAGATCATGGCGTGTTGCTGAACAACAT ACGTCTGAATCAACATCAAACATGGCATCAGTGGAGGAAGACTTCCCTCGAGGAGGGACAGCAAAGAAGCCCACTGAGAGTAAAATAGTGGCGCAGCGGACCGAAGTGGACAACCTGTTCCAG TCAAACGAACAAGCAGAAACTAAGAAAAGAAAGGGGGCGGGCAAAGATGATGGCAAGAAACTCAAGAAGCAAAAGACgagcaaagaaaaaggagaTGGTCTGACACTCAATGCAGCAGCCAAGTGTGTGGAAATCCTACATATAAAG AATGTGAAGGAAGGTATGCTGATGCTCGGCTGTGTGAAGGAGGTCGCAGACTTTGAGGTGACAGTCAGTCTGCCTTGTGGTCTAAGAGGTTTCCTCAGCATCAAGAACATCAGCGACTCGTACACCAAGCTGCTCAATGAGCAGCTGGAATCAGCTGACACAGAG GAGATCTGCTCTCTGCCACACCTCTTCTACCCCGGCATGGTGTTGAGATGTGTGGTTGCCAAGTTAGACGTAGCTAGAGGAGGCTCTCTGAGCATCCAGCTGTCTGTCAATCCAAAGCTGGTCAACAAGGGTCTCACCTCAAGCTCTCTGAAAGCTGGCATG GTCTTGAGTGGATGTGTGGAAAGTGTGGAGGATCATGGCTGCATAGTTGACATTGGCATCAGTGGGTCCAAAGCCTTCCTGCCtatgaaaacagtaaaagacaaacacaacaacccAGAAG AGCTGAAAGTGGGTCAGTATGTGACCTCTCATGTGGACGAAGTAAAGAACGAAGGGCGTGTGATCCAGCTCTCTGTCAACCCCCTGACCATCTCCCAGGCCTGTGCTGAATCCACGCAGGGATGGAACCTCACCAACCTTCTGCCTGGTCTTCTGCTCAAATCTACAATCAAGAAG GTGACCAAACATGGTCTGATCCTGGACTTCCTGTCCTCCTTTAGTGGCCAGGTGGACTTTCTCCACATGGAGCCAGAACAGGCGTCCGACTACACAGAGGGAACTGAG GTGCAAGCTTGTGTGCTCTACGTGGAGCCGTCCACACGTCTGGTGGGTTTGAGTCTGCGCAGCTTCCTCATTCAGCCTGGGAAAACTATTGACCCCACCCCTGCGGGGGGTGACCGCATTGGTGAGGTGGTGAAGTGCTGCAAAATAACGACTATACACCACATGTCTGGAGCCATGTTGGAATTGCCTGGCAAAACATTGGCATTTGTACAC AGGAACCACCTAAAAGAGTCAAATGAGACAGCGAATGAGAACAGAGCGCTGGCGATGCCTGAGCACACCTGCAGGATCCTGGACTACAGCCCCATTGACCAAATTCATTTTGTTAGTCTGCGCAG GAGTGTGATTGAGAGGCCTTTTTATAGATATCATGATATCCAGGCTGGTCAAGTTGTGGAG GGCACAGTGTCAGTCCTGCTGAATCACGGGATGGTGGTGCATCTGTCTGACCACATTAAAGGTCTGGTGCCTCGGACCCACCTCTCTGACATTATCCTCAAAAACCCAGAGAAGAAGTACATAGAGGGCATGAAAGTCAAATGTCGG GTGCTGTCAGTAGATGCAGAGAATAAGAAGCTGTACCTGACCAGAAAGAAGGCCCTGGTTGAAAGCTCCCTGCCGTTGTTCCTCAGCTTTACTGACGCTCGTCCCGGCAGCTTGTCCCATGGCTACATTGTCTGCATCAAAAACTTTGGCTGCATTGTTCGTTTCTACAATAACGTCAAGGGTCTAGTGCCACTCAGTGAGCTCAGCTCTGAGCCCATCATCAATCCTGAGGAGGTCTTCTATGTCGGGCAG GTGTTAAAGACTAAAGTTCTTCAGTGTGACCCCGACAAGGCGAAGATGGTGCTGTCCTTCAAGGCTGCAGCGAAGGGAGAAACTGAGGAACCTGCCAAGCCCCAGTTTGACTGTGAGGTGGGGAAG AGGCTGGAGGCCAAGGTGCTGAAAAAGTTGCTCTTCGGCCTGGAGGTGGCGATCCTCCCTGATGAGATAAAAGCCATACTACCCACCATGCACCTCTCTGATCACATGTCCAACTGCCCTCTGCTGTGGGAGAGCCTGCAGGAGGGAGACAACATCTCAAACCTCATGTGTTTCGGCAAGAACAAACAGAATATT ACTCTCACCAAGAAACCGACCGTGAGGTGGTCACTGGAGGAGGGAGTGGTTGCCAAGGACTTCTCAGAGATCACAGTTGGGatgcagctgattggctgggTCAAGAACATCATGTCCTATGGCGTCTTTGTGGAGTTCCCATATGGCCTCGTGGGTCTTGCACCAAAGTCG GCCATGTCTGACAAGTTCATCAGTGATGCCACAGCCACCTTTCAGCTGGGCCAGACAGTCATCGCTAAAGTGACCAACCTGGACGAGGAAAAGCGGCGTTTCCTGATCACACTGAAGATGTCAGAGGTCACAGCTTCAGAGGGTGACGCCCAGACCAGACTCATTAATGGTCTGCAGGAGAGAAGATCCGTGAATGAAATGTTGGCTATGAAAG ATAACAGCGATCTTCGCCAGCAGCTGGCTGCTCTCTCTGTTGGTCAGAAGCTGAAGCTGACCACGGATACTGTGAGTGACAATGGAGCGACATTTACGTCTGATGATTTGGTCGGTGTTTCCATACTGGCCAGCAAGAACCATGTCATGG GAGTTAACTTGACCTCAGGACAGAAAGCTACTGCGGTCATCCTTCACGTTGACATCCTCTCcacttgtgtgcatgtgtccatCCTTTCTAAGCTGGTGGGAAACAAGAAATCT TTAAATGAAGGATCAAAATACACAGCGATGGTGCAGTACACAGACAAAGATTTTGCCGTCATCTCATTGGGTGATACGGCCCAGTTGACCGTGATCCAAACTAGCAGCCACCTGAATGAGATATTGCTGTTTGAGTCAGAGAAGCTGAAGGCCGGGATGAGTTTGGCCGTCGAGGTGATGGAACGCAACTGTCAGGAACTACAAGGGCTCCCTCTAGTGTCTTGGCAACGCACTGCATCAAAAAGACAGCGCATAACCTCGGAGAACCAGTCGAGCTCCAAGGGTCACTGCTTCGGTGAAATCCTGCAGGGGAAAGTACGGACAGTGAAGCCCACCTGCATTCAGGTAGCACTGGACGATGGAAGCACAGGCAGCGTGCACGTGTCTGAGGTGGTGGAGAACACAAAAGTGTGTTTGGGATCCTTCCCGACGTCCTCGGTGAAAGTGGGCAGTGTGGTCAACGTCAGGGTCATTGGAGGGCGAGAAGCCTCCAGTCACAG ATTCTTGCCGTTTTCCCATCCCAGATATACATACACCATTCCTGAGCTCACACTTATACCAAG CAAACTGGATAAGAGCGTAGATTGCAAACCAGTTCCAGCAAAAGAGAAACTTAAAAGCTATAAGGTCGGGGATGAATTGACATGCTTTGTATCAAAG TTCAATCCAGAGAAGAAGTCTTTGGAAGTCACCACTGATCCGTGTGTGACTGGGACGGTTGAGCTTTTGGCCATGATCACTGATCCTAAA GACGCCAGACACCCGGAGAAACTATACAAGCTGGGCCAAGCAGTCCGTGCTAAAGTGGTAGAAGTGAGCTCCAAACCTCATCGCTTTGTGCTCTCACTCACAG GTCTCCATAAATTGGAGAAAGGCAGCGTTACTTTGGGGATCGTGACTAATATTCAGCCACAAGTTGGACTCATGGTCAAGCTTCCCTTCGGCGGCATGGGGACTGTTGCTGTCACTGACCTTGCTGATGCCTACAGGCCAAACCCCCTGGATGGGTATAGCAAGGATCAGCTAATCAG GTGTTTCCTCCTCGGGTGTGAAAATGGCAAGTGGCAGTTATCTCTACGTCCATCGAG GCTGAACCCGGAGCAGGCCAAGCCAGTGAAGGACCCAGAGGTTTTGTCTGTAGACAAACTGAAGGCAGGCCAGATCATCCGAGGCTACGTCAAGGCTGTGCGAGAGCAGGGCATCTTCATCAG GTTGTCTCGAGGTTTAACTGGAAGAGCCCAGCTTCAGCAGTCCACCAAGTTCTTTGTTAACAACCACAAGGTCCTCTCTGAGCACTTGCCTCCCAACACTCTGCTCACCACTAAGATCCtcag TATTGACGAAGAGGAGGAGTTGGTCgacctctctctgctccccatGGACACCGGGAAGCCAGATGTCCTTCCAGAATCTCTCGGTTTGCCGCTGCGTCTTAtcggagaggagaagaagaaatatgattctaagaagaagaagaagcgcACACTGTCTGAGAGTGAACAG AAACAAGCAGAGTCCCAGGTCccaaataagaagaaaaaaactaagaaaGCTAAGACAGAGGATAATGACAGCGGAGTTGAGGTGTACTTCAGGGAAGATGATGATaaggaagatgaagaagaaccCAAACCTGATCCTGCAAAA GTGTCACCCAGCTCTGCGGGTCCAGCCCGACTGCAGGTGGCGGCAGGTTTCTCCTGGGACGTGGGACTGAACTCTCTGAAGCCTgcctctgcagctcagcacGGGGACTCCAGTGATGGAGAGGACCAAGACAGAAGCAGCAAG CCCCAGAAGAAGTCTCGTCATGAGGTGGAACAGGAGAAGAAGGCAGCAGAGAAAGCGCTGGTACAGCGGGAAACCGAGCTCATGGATCCGAACCTGCGCCCCGAAGATGCGGCTGCCTTCGAGCGCCTGCTCCTCGCCTCACCCAACAGCTCTCTGCTTTGGCTCCAGTACATGGCACATCACCTGCAGGCCACACAGATCGAGCAGGCCCGCGCTGTGGCTGAGAGGGCTCTCAAAACTATTTCCTTCAG ggaggagcaggagaagctGAATGTGTGGGTGGCCCTGCTGAACCTGGAGAACATGTATGGCACAGAGGAGACTTTAAAGAAAGTATTTGAGCGGGCGCTGCAGTTCTGTGAGCCTATGCTCGTTTATCAGCAGCTGGCCGACATCTACGCCAAGTCCAACAAGACCAAG GAGGCAGAGAGCTTGTACAAGACGATGACGAAGCGTTTCCGTCAGAATAAGGCAGTGTGGCTGAGTTACGGGACCTTCCTGCTCCAGCAGGGTCAGAGCGATTCTGCCAGTGCTCTCCTGCAGAGGGCACTGAAGAGTCTGCCCTCCAAAGAAA GTGTGGATGTGATTGCCAAGTTCGCTCAGCTGGAGTTCCGTTATGGTGATGTAGAGAAAGGTCGCACCATGTTTGACAAAGTCCTGACAAGCTATCCGAAACGCACCGATCTCTGGTCTGTTTTTATCGACCTCATGGTCAAACATGGATCACAGAAGGAAGTCAG GGCGCTCTTTGATCGTGTGATCCACCTGAGTGTTTCAGTGAAAAAGATCAAGTTCTTTTTCAAGCGCTACCTGGAGTACGAAAAGAAGCACGGCACCCCGCAGAGCATCCAGGCAGTCAAGGAGAAAGCCATGGAATTTGTGGAAGCTAAAGGCACCGAGGCTTCAAATTAA